The Methanosarcina barkeri str. Wiesmoor DNA segment TTTATTAACCTAATGCTTTTGAAGACTGGTAGGAACAATGAGAATAAATAATTCATAAGTAGTATAAATGGTCATGAAAAAAATGAAAACTGATAAAAAATGAAAAGTGATGTAAAAATGAGATGTGAGAATAAGAGGCTTTTCTCAGTATATTTTATTAAATACAAAAGATGAATGCACTGGAAAGTCCAGAGCGTTCGAAACTCTTAATATAAGTTTTTTCAGGTGCGTCTTCTTCCCAGGATGCCTGTAACTGCGAGAAGTCCTGCTATAGCAAGGACAGGACCGAACCCTGGAGTATCTTCAGGTTCTTCATTTTGCGCCAGAGCTGATGATTCATCTTTTTCCTGATTGGAGTCAGTTTTTCCCTCAGGCTGCTCGCTGCTTCCTTCAAGAGAAATTGGTACTCCTACATAAATAACAGGAGTGTCCGAAATAACCTCTCCTGAGTATTCGTCAAGGTCCAGGAAACTTGCTTTGCAGGCAGGTAGGTGGATTTCCCCTTCTTTATGCATTTGCAGTATGTAAGTTACTGTTTTTGAACCGCCGCCGCTTCCGATAACCTGCTTGAAACTGGTTTCCCCGCTTATTAGTTTAGCTTCAGGAGGTACGGTGTCGGTTACTGTCACACTTGAATCAACGTTTCCTGTGTTTTTTACAGTGATCATTACAGTCAGTTCATCTCCAGAATTCAGTTGCTGTCTGTTAATGGTTTTTGTAACTGATATCTCAGGCCCATAAATTTTTATCTTTTCCGAGTTATTAGATCCTGCGTCCCCATTCTGCCCATTGGGCAGGGTAAAGTTAGCCGTTGCTTTTGGGAAGGTGAATTCTCCAGGTTTTTCAGGAATCAGGGTGTATTCAAAAACTTTTTCAGCTAATTCTCCGGATTTAAGGGAAAGGGTCTTCTCGAGCACCACGTCTTTCTTAAGGTGTGTTTCGGACGCAATCGAATCCTTAAGTACGATATCATCTATGTCGCAGAGCCCTGAGTTCCGGACATTGACCGAGACATGGATAGGCCTTCCCATGTGATTGTCTCTTGTAATAAATTTTGAAATAACAAGGCCCCATTTTTTTTCTATTTTTATGACTTTGAAGCCTATGTCTTCGTACTTCTCGTCCCTTACATCCTCGCATGTAATTTTTGCAGTTATATTAAGTTCGGTGTCTTCCCACGGCTTGGGAGCTTTCAATGTAATGTTCACAGGTTCAAGAGCCTCATCTTTAAGTACATCTCCAAGCGTATACTTCTTTTTTCCTTTAAGGATCTCCATTCCAGCCGTGTCGATAGTTAGAACGGCATTTTCAGCTTTTGCGTCTCCATCGTTTTTAATCTCTACCAAGACATCGATTGAACTGTCTCCGGTAGATTTCGAATCATATGTGTCTTTTTTGGTTTCAACGTCTATGTCAAACTCTGGCTCTCCTTTTATAAGGATATCAAGTTTAGCATAAGGGTTCCAGTTTCCTGTCTTGAATTCCTTTCCATCCTTCTTGA contains these protein-coding regions:
- a CDS encoding BatD family protein, which encodes MAKKLALIALLAVFFTSAFSIIALAEEDIEWVEKKDGATLYWGNTVTVNGYDIKAEDFNDNKQVFVSISKDGEKLKTSPLSAGMEVVYDDRVKVYAQKVDPNYETLKKDGKEFKTGNWNPYAKLDILIKGEPEFDIDVETKKDTYDSKSTGDSSIDVLVEIKNDGDAKAENAVLTIDTAGMEILKGKKKYTLGDVLKDEALEPVNITLKAPKPWEDTELNITAKITCEDVRDEKYEDIGFKVIKIEKKWGLVISKFITRDNHMGRPIHVSVNVRNSGLCDIDDIVLKDSIASETHLKKDVVLEKTLSLKSGELAEKVFEYTLIPEKPGEFTFPKATANFTLPNGQNGDAGSNNSEKIKIYGPEISVTKTINRQQLNSGDELTVMITVKNTGNVDSSVTVTDTVPPEAKLISGETSFKQVIGSGGGSKTVTYILQMHKEGEIHLPACKASFLDLDEYSGEVISDTPVIYVGVPISLEGSSEQPEGKTDSNQEKDESSALAQNEEPEDTPGFGPVLAIAGLLAVTGILGRRRT